The following proteins come from a genomic window of Mucinivorans hirudinis:
- a CDS encoding clustered with transcription termination protein NusA, which translates to MIVKEKIEEIARAQLVGSELFLVGVSVSAANEIEVTVDGANRVTIDECAILSKSIEKELDRQTEDFELSVFSTGIGQPLKLLKQYQIRVGRLVELVLKNGLKVLGTLTDVSEEGITVEYLVKESVDGKKRKVDVTKTEHYKFDEIKTTKEEIDFK; encoded by the coding sequence ATGATTGTCAAGGAGAAAATTGAAGAGATAGCACGGGCGCAACTTGTCGGCAGTGAGTTATTCTTAGTCGGAGTTAGTGTGTCGGCAGCAAATGAGATTGAGGTCACGGTTGATGGTGCGAATCGCGTAACCATTGACGAGTGCGCCATTCTCAGTAAATCCATCGAGAAGGAGTTAGATCGCCAGACCGAGGATTTTGAGTTGTCGGTATTCTCAACCGGCATTGGGCAGCCGCTCAAATTGCTCAAGCAATATCAGATTCGGGTTGGTCGCTTGGTGGAGCTAGTGTTGAAAAACGGACTCAAGGTGCTCGGAACGCTTACAGATGTGAGTGAAGAAGGGATAACAGTTGAATACTTGGTAAAAGAGAGTGTCGATGGCAAGAAGCGCAAAGTCGATGTTACGAAAACGGAACACTACAAATTTGACGAAATAAAAACTACAAAAGAAGAGATAGACTTTAAGTGA
- a CDS encoding Translation initiation factor 2, producing the protein MCFGAYHIQILSQTAITNHKSQIAKRMSEQRKIRLSGVAREYNVGIGTIIDFLAKKGVAIEHNPNAPIEGKALDLVRAEFGTGKIEKVNIREKIRTEQQSVRLEDKVKNPSSDDDYPIEKEVIIKSNAIFTPEVEHLSGPKILGKIDLNKPKAAPQPVAQPKPAQPKPMQQEQKPKIEPQSSQPKPKVEQPQQPKPVVAQPPRPSVQSPAKVSEQPKLVVQPPQPKVDSAKLAEPARDPRISESGVFRANEPEKLSGPTVLGKIELPVARPSSGRNDEKRGKRNRIKKNKVDVAAVGSAQQQGGGDKNKRQGGAGGNQQGGGGHSHNQNRGGGAGNQQGGNQQGGQGNKKRGGSKLPPRPVLKAEVSDEEVQKQIKETLARLTSKGSKSKGAKYRRDKRDAVGQRIAEEAHMQQMQSNVLQVTEFVTVSELATMMDVNVNQVIMACMNLGLMVSINQRLDAEALAIVAEEFGYKVEFVSVEIQEAIESDDDSPEDLVSRPPIVTVMGHVDHGKTSLLDYIRKANVIAGEAGGITQHIGAYSVKMDDGRRITFLDTPGHEAFTAMRARGAKITDVAIIIVAADDAVMPQTIEAINHASAAGVPMIFAINKIDKAGANSERIREQLANMNYLLEDWGGKYQSQEIAAKSGLNVEHLLEKIVLEADMLDLKANPNRKASGSIIESTLDKGRGYVTTVLVQNGTLRVGDVMLAGIYTGRVKAMFNERGKKISEAPPATPVLVLGLNGAPQAGDLFNVMDDDKQAREIATKREQLQRMQGLRTQKHITLDEIGRRIAIGSFKELNIIVKGDVDGSIEALTDSLLKLSTEEVQVNVIHKAVGQISESDVLLAAASNAIIVGFQVRPSSAARKLAEKEEIDVRLYSVIYDAINEVKDAIEGMLAPETKEEILCSVEVIETFKISKVGTVAGCMVREGKITRNTKIRVIRDGIVVYTGRLGSLKRFKDDVKEVNTGLDCGLNIDNFNDIKVGDFIEGYEMTEVARKLS; encoded by the coding sequence ATGTGCTTCGGTGCATATCATATTCAAATCCTTTCACAGACCGCTATCACAAATCACAAATCACAAATCGCAAAAAGAATGAGTGAACAGAGAAAAATAAGACTTAGCGGCGTTGCAAGAGAATATAACGTCGGAATCGGCACCATTATCGACTTTTTGGCGAAAAAGGGTGTTGCGATTGAACATAATCCTAATGCACCGATTGAGGGTAAGGCTCTCGATTTGGTTCGTGCTGAATTTGGCACAGGCAAGATTGAGAAGGTCAATATCCGTGAAAAAATTCGCACCGAGCAACAGAGCGTTCGATTGGAAGATAAGGTTAAGAACCCATCTTCTGATGATGATTATCCTATTGAAAAGGAGGTGATTATCAAGAGTAATGCGATATTTACGCCCGAGGTTGAACACCTGTCGGGACCTAAGATTCTAGGTAAAATAGATTTGAACAAGCCCAAGGCAGCACCCCAGCCTGTGGCTCAGCCAAAGCCGGCGCAGCCTAAGCCTATGCAGCAGGAGCAAAAGCCAAAGATTGAACCGCAGTCGTCGCAGCCCAAACCCAAGGTTGAGCAACCGCAACAGCCAAAGCCTGTGGTGGCGCAACCACCCAGACCATCTGTTCAATCTCCTGCAAAGGTTTCGGAGCAGCCCAAATTGGTGGTGCAGCCACCTCAGCCCAAGGTTGATTCTGCGAAATTAGCAGAACCTGCTCGTGACCCTCGTATTTCCGAGAGTGGCGTTTTCCGTGCAAACGAACCTGAAAAGTTGTCGGGTCCTACGGTACTGGGCAAAATTGAGTTGCCAGTTGCGCGTCCATCTTCGGGGCGCAATGATGAGAAGCGAGGCAAACGTAATCGTATCAAAAAGAATAAAGTAGATGTTGCAGCTGTGGGCAGTGCTCAGCAGCAGGGCGGCGGAGACAAGAATAAGAGACAAGGTGGTGCGGGCGGCAATCAACAAGGTGGTGGCGGTCATAGCCACAACCAAAATCGCGGTGGCGGTGCTGGTAATCAGCAGGGCGGTAATCAACAAGGCGGGCAGGGTAACAAGAAAAGGGGAGGCAGTAAGTTGCCACCTCGTCCTGTGCTGAAAGCCGAGGTTAGCGATGAGGAGGTGCAAAAGCAAATTAAAGAGACACTTGCGCGCCTAACGAGCAAGGGGTCAAAGAGTAAGGGTGCAAAATATCGTCGTGACAAACGCGATGCCGTGGGTCAGCGTATAGCCGAAGAGGCGCATATGCAACAGATGCAGAGCAATGTTTTGCAAGTTACGGAGTTTGTAACGGTGAGTGAGTTGGCGACGATGATGGATGTGAATGTTAATCAGGTGATTATGGCTTGTATGAACCTTGGACTTATGGTGTCTATCAACCAACGCTTGGATGCAGAAGCATTAGCTATTGTTGCAGAGGAGTTTGGTTACAAGGTTGAATTCGTGTCCGTTGAGATTCAGGAGGCTATCGAAAGCGATGATGATAGTCCTGAGGATTTGGTGTCGCGTCCGCCGATTGTTACCGTAATGGGACACGTAGACCACGGTAAGACTTCACTTTTGGACTATATCCGCAAGGCGAATGTTATTGCAGGTGAAGCTGGTGGTATTACTCAACATATTGGTGCATACTCTGTTAAGATGGATGATGGTCGTCGTATCACATTCCTGGATACTCCGGGTCACGAAGCATTTACGGCGATGCGTGCGCGTGGTGCTAAGATTACGGACGTTGCAATTATTATTGTTGCTGCGGACGATGCAGTGATGCCTCAAACCATAGAGGCTATCAACCACGCTTCGGCGGCAGGTGTGCCTATGATTTTTGCTATCAACAAGATAGATAAAGCAGGTGCAAATTCCGAAAGGATTCGAGAGCAGTTGGCAAATATGAACTATTTGTTGGAGGATTGGGGCGGTAAATACCAATCTCAGGAGATTGCGGCTAAGAGCGGTTTGAATGTTGAGCATCTTTTGGAAAAGATTGTGCTCGAGGCAGATATGCTCGATTTGAAGGCTAATCCTAATCGCAAGGCTTCGGGTAGTATTATAGAATCTACACTGGATAAGGGGCGCGGATATGTTACCACAGTGTTGGTGCAGAATGGCACGTTGCGAGTTGGTGATGTGATGTTGGCGGGAATTTACACGGGTCGTGTGAAGGCTATGTTCAACGAGCGTGGCAAGAAAATAAGCGAAGCACCTCCGGCAACACCTGTTTTGGTGCTCGGTCTGAACGGTGCGCCCCAAGCGGGTGATTTGTTCAACGTGATGGACGATGACAAGCAGGCGCGCGAGATTGCTACAAAACGTGAGCAATTGCAACGTATGCAAGGACTCCGTACACAGAAACATATTACGCTGGACGAAATCGGTCGCCGTATAGCTATCGGTTCGTTCAAGGAGCTCAATATTATTGTCAAGGGTGATGTGGACGGCTCGATTGAGGCTTTGACTGACTCTTTATTGAAGTTATCTACCGAGGAGGTTCAGGTGAATGTGATTCACAAGGCTGTGGGTCAAATTTCCGAATCGGATGTTTTGTTGGCGGCAGCATCGAATGCCATCATAGTAGGCTTCCAAGTTCGTCCTTCGTCGGCAGCGCGTAAACTAGCTGAGAAAGAAGAGATTGATGTTCGCCTTTACTCTGTTATTTACGATGCCATCAATGAGGTTAAGGATGCTATCGAAGGTATGTTGGCGCCCGAAACC
- a CDS encoding Transcription termination protein NusA, with the protein MESINLISTFAEFKELKNIDKATMAGVLEDVFRNMLQKLYETDENYDIIVNIEKGDLEIWRNRKVVEADFLEDDNLEISLEDAKKIDATYELGEYVAEAIPMSSFGRRAVLAIRQNLASRIMDLEKANLFNKYKERVGELMNCEVYQVWKKEMLVFDDQGNELLIPKSEQIPGDFFRKGETVRAIISKVEMINNSPKIILSRTAPEFLERLFELEVPEIFDGLITIKKIVRIPGERAKVAVESYDERIDPVGACVGVKGARIYTIVKELRNENIDVVNWTSNPQLLIQRALNPAKISSVVISEAEKKAEVHLKPSEISMAIGKGGLNIRLASMLTGYEIDVYREGAEAEEEDDVALVDFSDEIEPWIIEEFRRIGCDTAKSVLKISVEELTRRTDLETETIDEVMRILRTEFE; encoded by the coding sequence ATGGAATCAATTAATCTAATAAGTACTTTTGCCGAGTTCAAGGAGCTCAAGAACATTGATAAGGCAACAATGGCGGGAGTGTTGGAGGACGTTTTCCGCAATATGCTCCAAAAGCTTTACGAGACGGACGAAAATTACGATATAATCGTAAATATCGAGAAGGGTGACCTGGAGATTTGGCGTAACCGTAAAGTTGTGGAAGCAGATTTCTTGGAGGATGACAATCTGGAAATCTCGTTGGAGGACGCCAAAAAGATAGATGCGACATATGAGCTCGGAGAATATGTGGCGGAGGCGATACCAATGAGCAGTTTTGGGCGCCGTGCCGTGTTGGCAATCCGTCAGAATTTGGCTTCAAGGATTATGGACTTAGAGAAGGCTAACCTCTTCAATAAGTATAAGGAGAGGGTTGGCGAGTTGATGAATTGCGAAGTCTATCAGGTATGGAAAAAGGAGATGTTGGTTTTTGATGACCAAGGAAATGAGTTGCTTATTCCAAAGAGTGAGCAGATTCCGGGCGACTTCTTCCGTAAGGGCGAGACGGTGAGGGCTATCATATCTAAGGTTGAGATGATTAACAACTCGCCAAAGATTATCCTTTCACGTACCGCGCCCGAGTTTCTGGAGCGGTTGTTTGAACTGGAAGTACCCGAGATTTTCGATGGGTTGATTACTATCAAGAAGATAGTGCGCATTCCGGGCGAACGCGCTAAGGTTGCTGTGGAGTCCTACGATGAACGCATAGACCCCGTTGGTGCTTGTGTGGGTGTGAAGGGGGCACGTATTTATACAATCGTCAAGGAGTTGCGCAATGAAAATATTGATGTTGTGAATTGGACTTCCAATCCGCAGTTATTGATTCAGCGCGCGTTGAATCCTGCCAAGATATCTTCGGTGGTCATTAGCGAGGCTGAGAAGAAGGCGGAGGTTCACTTGAAGCCGTCTGAAATTTCGATGGCTATCGGCAAAGGGGGCTTGAATATACGGTTGGCAAGTATGCTTACCGGTTATGAGATAGATGTATATCGCGAAGGGGCTGAGGCAGAGGAGGAAGATGATGTTGCTTTGGTTGATTTTTCGGACGAAATCGAACCTTGGATTATCGAAGAATTCCGCCGCATAGGTTGCGACACTGCAAAGAGCGTATTGAAAATCAGCGTCGAGGAGCTCACACGCCGTACGGATTTAGAGACCGAAACAATAGATGAGGTTATGCGGATACTCCGCACAGAGTTTGAGTGA